The window CCTTGATCGTAAGGAAAGGAAAGTTAGGATTAGGTACTGCATATTTGGAGGGTTTTGCCTATGCATTAAAAGAAGGATATGAATATATCTTTGAAATGGATGCTGATTTTTCTCACAATCCTCAAGATTTGAGCGTTTTATATACCGCTGCTGTCACCGGAAATCATGACATGGTAATTGGTTCCAGATATGTTTCTGGTGTAAATGTGGTCAACTGGCCAATGGGAAGGGTATTAATGTCCTTTTTCGCCAGCAAATATGTGCAATTTATCACAGGGATCCCCATCAAAGATACCACAGCAGGCTTTGTGTGTTACCATAGAAAAGTATTGGAAGCCATACAACTGGACAAAGTAAAATTTATCGGCTATGCTTTCCAGATAGAAATGAAATTTACTACCTGGAAGATGGGTTTTAATATTTTAGAAGTGCCTATTATATTTACCGACCGGACCAGAGGCACCTCCAAAATGTCCAAACATATTTTTAGAGAAGCTATTTTAGGCGTAATCTACATGAAAGTAAAAAGCATTTTTGTGAAACCAAGGCCCGTTAATCAAATTTGATTGATTTGATTGGGTTTACATTACTGATAATCACAGCAGGAATAAATAATACTAGAGTTGTAATCAACATAATCAACACATTTAAGCCAAAAATTATCGGCCAGTCCCAAACAATGGGAACATAACTCATGTAATAATTTTCAGCATTGAGTTTGAAAAGATGAGTGGATTGCTGCAATAAACCAAAACCAAGCCCAATCAGGTTGCCTAGTAACATTCCCCTGCCAATTATCCGTATGCCGTTCCATATGAAAATATTTCTGATTTGACGATTGGTACTTCCCATGGCTTTAAGTAAGCCTATCATGGAGGTTCTCTCCATAATCAAAATGAAGAGAATAGAAACCATATTAAAAGAAGCCACAAACAGTATTAAAGCTAAAAAAACATAAACATTGTTATTGAGTAATTCCAACCAGTCGAAAATCTGAATAAACCTGTCAGTAACCTTGGTCAATCTTAGGTCATAGTCTATACTTTCATACAGCTCATCTTCATAAGTATCAATGTTTTTCGGGTCGTTGATAAAAACCTCAAATCCCCCAACTTTATCCTCATCCCAATCATTGAGCACCTGTATAACTCTTACATCACCCAGTACAAATTTGTCATCAAAATCTTCCAAAAAAGTCTCATACAAGCCCACTACCTCTAATCTTCTAAATCTTGGCGGATCTTGAACAAAATACATGGTGATTTTACTACCTACATCAAGAAGCATTTTCTTCGCGATCTTTGTACTGACTACAATTTCATTAGAGGATTGTCCCTTCTCAGGAAATTGTATGAATCGTCCTTTTACTATTGAGGGTTTGAAGGCCAAGCTATCAAAATCTCTCCCAACCCCTTTCATCATGACCCCTTCAACCTCTTCTTCCCCTTTGATAAGGGCCGGCTTGTTGGCAAATACTTGCACATGTCGAATGTAATCGCTTTCCTTGTAATGCCTATAAAAATCGCTTGTTGTACTTGTTGGCGAATCTTCTAAGGATTGACTCATTACAAAGCGATTTACTTGAAAATGCCCCGTAAAAGAAAAAACTTTATTGGAAATCACCGATTGAAAACCTCCCAAAATTAAAAAGGAGATGATCATAATAGACAAGCCAAGCGCAATACTGGCTACAGCGATTCTGTGGATGGTTCCGGTAAAACCTCCCGTCTTTTTAAAACTGATTCTTTTTGCAATGAAGTAGGAAAGGTTCAATGAAGTCGTTTATTTTGTTAACTCAAACGCAAATTAACATGAAGCAGACTAAATTAATACTTATCCTCGCTTTTTTGTTTGGCAACATGACTTTTTGTAAGAGTAAGCCGGACAATATCAGCTCTTCCATAGAAATTTCAGCTCAATCAGAGGAAGCTAAACCGGAAATTCTCCCTGGAGCTGATCGTCCGGAGGTTTACTTACCAAAACTAAAAGGGAAAAAAGTAGCACTTGCTGTCAATCAGACGAGTATTTTGCCTTCCAAAAACAATATGCACCTTGTAGATTTCTTGTTAGAACAGGGGATCGAGGTGAAAAAAGTATTTGTACCTGAACATGGTTTTAGAGGTAAGGCAGATGCAGGTGAGAAAGTTGACAATTCAATAGATGCTGAGACAGGCATCCCTCTTGTATCCTTATACGGTAGTTCAAAAAAACCTTCAAAAGAGGCCTTAGCAGATGTTGATATCGTTATTTTTGATATCCAAGATGTAGGAATTCGCTTTTATACTTTTATCAGCACCTTACATTATTTGATGGAAGCTTGTGCCGAACA of the Cyclobacterium marinum DSM 745 genome contains:
- a CDS encoding polyprenol monophosphomannose synthase gives rise to the protein MKSSKLVIIPTFNEKENIQDMIVEVMALPESFDLLVIDDNSPDGTPDLVKQMQETYPDRLSLIVRKGKLGLGTAYLEGFAYALKEGYEYIFEMDADFSHNPQDLSVLYTAAVTGNHDMVIGSRYVSGVNVVNWPMGRVLMSFFASKYVQFITGIPIKDTTAGFVCYHRKVLEAIQLDKVKFIGYAFQIEMKFTTWKMGFNILEVPIIFTDRTRGTSKMSKHIFREAILGVIYMKVKSIFVKPRPVNQI
- a CDS encoding ABC transporter permease, yielding MNLSYFIAKRISFKKTGGFTGTIHRIAVASIALGLSIMIISFLILGGFQSVISNKVFSFTGHFQVNRFVMSQSLEDSPTSTTSDFYRHYKESDYIRHVQVFANKPALIKGEEEVEGVMMKGVGRDFDSLAFKPSIVKGRFIQFPEKGQSSNEIVVSTKIAKKMLLDVGSKITMYFVQDPPRFRRLEVVGLYETFLEDFDDKFVLGDVRVIQVLNDWDEDKVGGFEVFINDPKNIDTYEDELYESIDYDLRLTKVTDRFIQIFDWLELLNNNVYVFLALILFVASFNMVSILFILIMERTSMIGLLKAMGSTNRQIRNIFIWNGIRIIGRGMLLGNLIGLGFGLLQQSTHLFKLNAENYYMSYVPIVWDWPIIFGLNVLIMLITTLVLFIPAVIISNVNPIKSIKFD